In Streptomyces sclerotialus, one genomic interval encodes:
- a CDS encoding thiamine ABC transporter substrate-binding protein, giving the protein MKPVSTIRKAAVAAVAVALGGTALAGCGGSGGDQAADAKTVRLVSHDSFAVSKSVLKEFERSSGYKVQMVKGGDAGKAVNQAVLTKDNPQGDVFFGIDNTLLSRGLDEGLFTPYEAKGLSGVPDELQLDKAQHRVTPVDYGDICVNYDKAYFEKRDIAPPKTFGDLVKPQYKGLLVTENSATSSPGLAFQLGTIAEYGQDGWQGYWKKLKANGVEVVDGWEQAYYERFSGAGGGKGDKPLVVSYASSPPAEVMDKKPAPKEAPTGVATGTCFRQTEFAGLLKGAANEKGGKALLDFLISKKFQEDMPLQMFVNPVVEGAKVPELFTKYGQKIDDPKTVAPDEISRNREQWIKQWSSLVLK; this is encoded by the coding sequence ATGAAACCAGTGAGCACCATCAGGAAGGCCGCGGTGGCGGCCGTCGCCGTCGCGCTGGGCGGTACGGCGTTGGCCGGCTGCGGCGGATCCGGTGGCGACCAGGCCGCCGACGCCAAGACCGTCAGGCTCGTCTCGCACGACTCCTTCGCCGTCTCGAAGTCCGTGCTGAAGGAGTTCGAGCGGAGCAGCGGTTACAAGGTGCAGATGGTCAAGGGCGGGGACGCCGGGAAGGCCGTCAACCAGGCGGTGCTGACCAAGGACAACCCGCAGGGCGACGTCTTCTTCGGCATCGACAACACGCTGCTGTCGCGCGGGCTGGACGAGGGGCTGTTCACGCCGTACGAGGCCAAGGGGCTGTCCGGGGTGCCGGACGAACTGCAGCTGGACAAGGCGCAGCACCGGGTCACGCCCGTCGACTACGGCGACATCTGCGTCAACTACGACAAGGCGTACTTCGAGAAGCGCGACATCGCGCCGCCGAAGACGTTCGGTGACCTGGTGAAGCCGCAGTACAAGGGGCTGCTGGTCACCGAGAACTCGGCCACGTCGTCGCCGGGGCTGGCGTTCCAGCTCGGGACGATCGCGGAGTACGGCCAGGACGGCTGGCAGGGTTACTGGAAGAAGCTCAAGGCCAACGGCGTCGAGGTCGTGGACGGCTGGGAGCAGGCGTACTACGAGCGGTTCTCCGGAGCCGGGGGCGGCAAGGGGGACAAGCCGCTGGTCGTCTCCTACGCCTCCAGCCCGCCGGCCGAGGTGATGGACAAGAAGCCGGCACCGAAGGAGGCGCCGACCGGCGTCGCCACCGGTACCTGCTTCCGGCAGACCGAGTTCGCCGGACTGCTGAAGGGCGCGGCGAACGAGAAGGGCGGCAAGGCGCTGCTGGACTTCCTGATCAGCAAGAAGTTCCAGGAGGACATGCCGCTGCAGATGTTCGTCAACCCGGTGGTCGAGGGCGCGAAGGTGCCCGAGCTGTTCACCAAGTACGGGCAGAAGATCGACGACCCGAAGACGGTGGCGCCCGACGAGATCAGCAGGAACCGCGAACAGTGGATCAAGCAGTGGTCGTCGCTCGTCCTGAAGTAG
- a CDS encoding ABC transporter permease subunit, translating to MVVARPEVEREAAGQGRDTAGRRATAARLALMALPFAFFVLFFAYPVATIVGRGLREGGSWRFGRAADVLADPDLLHVLWFTVWQAVASTALTLLIALPGAYVFARFEFPGKRLLRAVVTVPFVLPTVVVGSAFLALVGRGGLLDDLWGVRLDTSVRAILLAHVFFNYAVVVRTVGGLWGALDPRQEEAARVLGAGRFAAWRRVTLPALAPAVAAAALMVFLFTFTSFGIVQILGGPRFATLEVEIYRQTADFLDLPTAAVLTLLQFAAVLALLALHAWTVRRRESALKLVDASRTARRPRGAGQWALLWSTLGVIAVLLVLPLAVLVERSFAGPDGYGPVFYRALQAAAAADSTFTVPPLAALWNSLEYAVAATAIALVIGGLAAAALARRGGGRLVRGFDALLMLPLGVSAVTVGFGFLITLDEPPLDLRSSWWLVPLAQALVGVPFVVRTMLPVLRAVDGRLREAAAVLGAAPWQVWREVDLPLVRRALLIAAGFAFAVSLGEFGATVFIARPDRPTLPVAVARLLGRAGELNYGQAMALSTILMVVCAGALLALERVRTDRTGEF from the coding sequence GTGGTCGTCGCTCGTCCTGAAGTAGAGCGCGAGGCGGCCGGGCAGGGCCGGGACACCGCGGGGCGCCGCGCCACGGCGGCCCGGCTCGCGCTGATGGCCCTGCCGTTCGCCTTCTTCGTGCTCTTCTTCGCCTACCCCGTCGCCACGATCGTCGGGCGGGGGCTGCGGGAGGGCGGCAGCTGGCGGTTCGGGCGGGCGGCGGACGTGCTCGCCGATCCCGACCTGCTGCACGTGCTGTGGTTCACCGTCTGGCAGGCGGTGGCCTCCACGGCACTCACGCTGCTGATCGCGCTCCCCGGCGCGTACGTCTTCGCGCGCTTCGAATTCCCCGGAAAGAGGCTGTTGCGGGCGGTCGTCACCGTGCCCTTCGTGCTGCCCACCGTCGTCGTCGGCTCCGCCTTCCTGGCGCTCGTCGGCCGCGGCGGGCTGCTGGACGACCTGTGGGGCGTACGGCTGGACACCTCGGTCCGGGCGATCCTGCTCGCGCACGTCTTCTTCAACTACGCGGTGGTCGTACGGACCGTCGGCGGGCTCTGGGGCGCGCTGGACCCGCGTCAGGAGGAGGCCGCGCGGGTGCTCGGCGCCGGGCGGTTCGCGGCCTGGCGGCGGGTGACGCTGCCCGCGCTGGCGCCCGCGGTGGCCGCCGCCGCCCTGATGGTCTTCCTCTTCACCTTCACCTCCTTCGGGATCGTGCAGATCCTCGGGGGCCCGCGCTTCGCCACCCTCGAGGTGGAGATCTACCGGCAGACCGCCGACTTCCTGGACCTGCCGACCGCCGCCGTGCTCACCCTGCTCCAGTTCGCCGCGGTCCTGGCCCTGCTCGCGCTGCACGCGTGGACGGTCCGGCGCCGCGAGAGCGCGCTCAAGCTCGTCGACGCCTCCCGTACGGCGCGCCGGCCGCGCGGCGCCGGGCAGTGGGCGCTGCTGTGGAGCACGCTCGGGGTGATCGCCGTACTGCTGGTGCTGCCGCTGGCCGTACTGGTGGAGCGGTCCTTCGCCGGGCCCGACGGCTACGGCCCGGTCTTCTACCGTGCGCTGCAGGCCGCGGCCGCCGCCGACTCGACGTTCACCGTGCCGCCGCTGGCCGCCCTGTGGAACTCGCTGGAGTACGCGGTGGCGGCGACGGCGATCGCCCTCGTCATCGGGGGACTCGCCGCGGCCGCGCTGGCCCGGCGCGGCGGCGGCCGGCTCGTCCGCGGCTTCGACGCGCTGCTCATGCTGCCGCTCGGCGTCTCCGCCGTGACCGTCGGCTTCGGCTTCCTGATCACCCTGGACGAGCCGCCGCTGGACCTGCGCTCCTCCTGGTGGCTGGTACCGCTGGCGCAGGCGCTGGTGGGCGTGCCGTTCGTCGTACGGACCATGCTGCCGGTGCTGCGCGCGGTCGACGGGCGGCTGCGGGAGGCCGCGGCCGTACTGGGCGCCGCGCCGTGGCAGGTCTGGCGTGAGGTGGACCTGCCGCTGGTGCGGCGGGCGCTGCTGATCGCGGCGGGCTTCGCGTTCGCCGTCTCGCTCGGCGAGTTCGGCGCGACGGTGTTCATCGCGCGCCCGGACCGGCCCACGCTGCCCGTGGCCGTGGCCCGGCTGCTGGGCCGCGCGGGGGAGCTCAACTACGGGCAGGCGATGGCCCTGTCGACGATTCTGATGGTGGTGTGCGCGGGGGCGCTGCTGGCGCTGGAGCGGGTACGCACCGACCGGACGGGAGAGTTCTAG
- a CDS encoding ABC transporter ATP-binding protein, whose translation MLRLGGLTVRFGAHTALDTVDLDVAEHETVCVLGPSGSGKSTLLRVIAGLQQADAGEVVLDGQDLRTVPTHRRGVGLMFQDHQLFPQRDVAGNVAFGLRMRGTARAERDRKVAELLDLVGLPGAQHRAVGSLSGGEQQRVALARALAPGPRLLMLDEPLGQLDRGLRERLVVELRRLFGELGTTVLAVTHDQGEAFALADRVVIMRDGRIAQTGTPLEVWQRPAGEFVARFLGFDNVVPATVTGEAADTPWGKVPVPDGTAEGTCRLLVRPAGVRLVPAREGLPCTVAARTFRGTHVALRLRPASGPELDAACALADAPEVGDRVGAAFTAGDVVVLPTEG comes from the coding sequence TTGCTGCGGCTCGGCGGCCTCACCGTGCGCTTCGGGGCGCACACCGCGCTGGACACGGTGGACCTGGACGTCGCCGAGCACGAGACCGTCTGCGTCCTCGGGCCCAGCGGCAGCGGAAAGTCCACGCTGCTGCGGGTGATCGCCGGACTGCAGCAGGCCGACGCGGGAGAGGTCGTACTGGACGGCCAGGACCTGCGTACCGTACCGACGCACCGGCGCGGCGTCGGGCTGATGTTCCAGGACCACCAGCTCTTCCCGCAGCGCGACGTGGCCGGAAACGTCGCCTTCGGGCTGCGGATGCGCGGCACCGCGCGGGCCGAGCGGGACCGCAAGGTCGCCGAACTGCTCGACCTGGTCGGCCTCCCCGGCGCCCAGCACCGCGCCGTCGGCTCGCTCTCCGGCGGCGAGCAGCAGCGCGTCGCGCTGGCCAGGGCGCTGGCGCCCGGGCCCCGGCTGCTCATGCTGGACGAACCGCTCGGCCAGCTCGACCGCGGCCTGCGCGAGCGCCTCGTGGTCGAACTGCGGCGGCTCTTCGGCGAGTTGGGGACGACCGTGCTGGCGGTGACGCACGACCAGGGCGAGGCCTTCGCGCTCGCCGACCGGGTGGTGATCATGCGGGACGGGCGGATCGCGCAGACCGGCACGCCGCTGGAGGTCTGGCAGCGCCCGGCCGGTGAATTCGTCGCCCGCTTCCTCGGCTTCGACAATGTCGTACCGGCCACGGTCACCGGCGAGGCCGCCGACACGCCCTGGGGCAAGGTGCCGGTCCCGGACGGTACGGCGGAGGGCACCTGCCGCCTCCTCGTCCGCCCGGCCGGGGTCCGCCTGGTCCCGGCCCGCGAGGGCCTGCCCTGCACGGTCGCGGCGCGTACCTTCCGCGGTACGCACGTCGCGCTGCGACTGCGCCCGGCGAGCGGACCCGAACTGGACGCGGCCTGCGCACTTGCGGACGCGCCGGAGGTGGGCGACCGGGTGGGCGCGGCGTTCACGGCGGGGGATGTGGTGGTTCTGCCGACGGAGGGGTGA
- a CDS encoding DUF397 domain-containing protein — MDKVIDLTDATWRKSSRSQASDNCVEVADDFPGVVPVRDSKDPSGPVVVFGAAAWTTFVRSLRD, encoded by the coding sequence ATGGACAAGGTCATCGACCTGACCGACGCGACGTGGCGCAAAAGCAGCAGGAGTCAGGCGAGCGACAATTGTGTGGAGGTCGCAGACGACTTCCCCGGTGTTGTGCCCGTGCGCGACTCCAAGGACCCGAGTGGCCCGGTGGTGGTCTTCGGCGCTGCGGCCTGGACGACTTTCGTCCGGTCGCTCAGGGATTAG